One Helicobacter suis HS1 genomic window, CTCTTAGCCAAATTGGCCTAGACATGGCGGCTTTATTAACTGATTTAAAAACAAGTCAGTTAATAACTAACTAGAAACTAAGAAACCAACAAAAATCCCATGCTTTTAGCCTATAGATTTATAGAATTTTATAGGTTTGTAGGAGCAGGACATGGCCATTGATCTAAAAACCACCCCCATTCCTAGACTCTTTTTTTATTATTTTATCCCCCTTGCCTTTTCTATGATCTCGCTTTCTACCTATTCTATGATTGATGGCATGTTTGTGGGCAATAAATTAGGCAAGCAAGCTTTAGCAGCTATTGGGGTGTGCTGGCCTATTTTCCCTACTTTTATTGCCTTTGAATTGCTCTTTGGATTAGGGGCTGCCTCTATTGCTTCTTACTTTTTAGGCAAAGATCACGCCAAGCGCGCGCGGCTTGTTTTTAGCTCTGTTTTTTATTTTGTAGCCATTAGCATTACTTGTATTAGCTTAGCTTTAGTACCCTTCAGTGAAGCTATCGTTAAAATGCTAGGTAGTAGCGATGTGATCTTGCCTATGGCTTCTAGTTATGCCAAAGTGGTTTTCATGGGCGCTTTCTTTTTAGTTTTACACCCCCTAGCTGATGTTTTTGTAGTCAATGATAAACGCCCTATTTTAGCAATGGTGGCTATGCTCATTGGCTCTTTGACGAATGTAATCTTTAATTATTTATTACTCTATGTCTTTGAAATAGGGATTGAAGGTAGCGCCATTGCCACAGTAGTAGGGCATGCGGTGGGTTTTGCGGTGTTGCTTTCTCACTTTCTGCTTAAAAAAGGCCAACTTTATTTTGTGGCTCGTTTTAATTTGGCTAGCGTGATCTCCTCAGCCAAAAGCGGTCTACCCCAAAGCATTTCTGAACTTAGCGCGGCTGTTGTCATGCTCATGTTTAACCAAACTATCATGCACACAGTAGGCGAGCGCGGGGTTTCTATTTATGCCATTATCATGTATAACGGGATTGTCTTTTGGACAACTTTACTTTCTATCGGGCAGGGTATCCAGCCTATTGCTAGTTTTAGTTATGGCGCTAGGCGCTTAGATCGCGTCCGTATGGCCTTTATTTTTGGCTTGAAAGTGGCTTTTTGCGTGGGCGTGGGGTTGTATATTTTGTTTTACTTCTTTGATCCGTATTTACTTAAACTCTATGTGGATAAAAAACAACTTACAGACCTTAGCTTTCTCAAAGACACCAAGCATGCGATGGATATTTACTATTTTGGGCATATTTTTTTAGGCATCAACTTATTTTGTGCGGTCTTTTTCCAATCTATCCAGCGCACCAAAAGCTCTTTTTTAATTACTCTGTGTGAAACCATCGTGTTTATCGCGATCTTACTCCCCATTTTAAGCCATTTTTATGGCCTGCAAGGCATTTGGATCGCCTACCCACTCTCGCAGTTTTTAGCGCTTATGGTGGCGGTATGGGTGATTTATTATGAGATTAAAAGAGGTACATTTAGCTTTATAGAACCTTATAAAAAAGGTGCTATAGTAAAGCATGCAGATTAAAACCAAAGCACCTCCGTTTTGTTTGGCTGATTCTTCTAAAAAATCTCACTCTGGGCAATTTATTGAGGTGTGTTTAGACCCTTGCTTGTATGCCAAAACCAGCCTTTATATTGAAAAACATTTCCCCGAGCATGTGCGTTTTAAGCGTACTTTAATTTTGCTTGAACAAGAGAGCATTAAAAAAACCTATTTATTAAACCGCCTTTTTTATGCTAAATACGCCCTGCACCCCTTTAACCACCCGGACATGTTTAAAATCTTATTGCAAAAAATCCTAGATCACGCCCATTTACCCATTGTGTTTAAAGAAAACCATGAGTTAGAAAAAATCTACAATCCCCACCTAGCATTGGTACATAAAGTAGAAATCCATGTGGTGTATATGCATTCTAGATTGGTTTTTTACTACACAAATTATCTAGCTAGAGAATTTTTACACGCCACCTTTCCGGCTCATATTTTGCTGGAAACACCTTTTTCAGACAAGAGAAATAGAAAGGACTTTTTACACGAAACCCATGCCCATTTAGACGCCTTACAAATCCTGATGAATCTTAAAAACCCCCATTTTAAACACGCCTATATCCAGTTTATTTACCCCACCCAAACTTTACATTTAACCAAACAAGAAGAATTGATTTTAAAAGCTTTGCGTACGCTAGGGTTAGGGGTGATGCATTCTAAAGAGGAAATCAAACACCGCTATTTAGAACTGGCTAAACTTTACCACCCAGATACCGCCCCCAACACCTCCAAGCGCAAAAGCATTTACAAACAGCGGTTTTTAGAGGTTATGGAAGCTTATAAAATCCTTAAACACCTTTAGTGGTTGGGTGCGTGCGCATCTTTATGTTCTTGAATCATGCGATAAATCTCATCTTTAAGATAGAGTTTTTTCTTCTTTAGAGTTGCGATTTTTAGATCATCTGTACCGCTAGCCTCTAAAGTCGCGATTTCATCATCTAAAGCGTTATGTTCCTCAAAAATCTTATGAAAGTGAGGGTTTTTATTGCTCAACTCTTTAATCTCGTCTCTGTATTCATGGAACATGCAAATCCTTTCTGATAAAATCTACCTATTATAGTATAATTAGGCTTTCTTGTCGGCTTAAAGGATAACCCATGTTGTTTGCTCTTTTAAAATCGCCTACAAATAAAATTTGCCTTTTTTTGATCTGTATTTTGCTCTCTATCCCTAAACTCTATGGCATGCATTTTAGCGAGCATATGCGCTATAATTTAGGGTTTAACCTATTCATCATGGACCATGAAGGTTCTACAACTTATTGGCCTAACACTAACACCACCCTTAACACCCGTTTAACCCCTGAAATTGGGTTTGCGTTTAATACCAAAAATGTAGAACAAAAAATAATGGTGGGGGCGTTTTTTTTCCAAAATATCCACAATTACAAACTAAATTTCCCCTCCAAATGGGGCCCCACGCTTTATTACCAAGCTAAAGGACGCGCCTTTAATTTTTTTGGGGGGATTTTTCCCAGAAAATACCTTAATGGCCATTATCCACTCAATGTGTTTGCGCCCTACTACTGGTTTATTGATCCGAATGCTAGAGGATTTTTAGTCCAATACAAACCCATTAAAGACCCTTATAAATCCACCTCCTTAGAAGGAGAGTTTATGCTAGATTGGTTTGGGGGGAATTGTTATATCTGTAAGTTTGGGCATAACAATTTGGGTAATGGCATGGATCGCTTTAGTTTCATGGGCTATACCGAGCTCTCTACTCTCAAAGGGTTTTTAATATTTGGGGGCAATGCGGAGTATTTCCATGTAGAAGATCAATATTTGCTTAATTGGCCTAATACCTCCGGTAGTATCTCTACTGGATCGGTTTATTTATTAGATCGCCTCTATTACCAAGCCTATGCCAAAACTAATTTAATCAACGCCGCACCCTTCATGGAAAAATTAGATTTTTCTATAGGGGTGTTGGGGAATTTAGAGAGATTGCGCAGAATTGGCCTTAGTGTGCCCTTTAAGGTGGGTACGGGTTTGTTTATGGATACGCATATGCAATATAAGGGCTTTGGGATTTATGACATGTTTTTTGCCAGTAGGCAGGGCGAGGATTTTCACTATAAAGAATACAATGATATTTACATTGATAAGATTTGTTCTAGCTCTAGCAATTACTGCCCCACACCGATTTATCGCGGCGTGCCTTTCTTCCAAGCTCCGCTTTACAATCGTCTGGATATTTACTACGAATTTAGAAGTTCCTTTGCCACTATCCGTACCCAATTTGTCTATAACACTATGAGTAATTACCACACCACACAATCCTCCTACCAAGTCTATTTCACGGTGGCTTTAGATAGTTATGACTTACTCAATTATGTTTTACGCAAAATCCACCGCTAAGTAAGCCGATATACTTTATTAGGCTTTAAGCCTAAATTTTATTAAAGGAGTACTCTATGGCAGTCTCCATGGTAGGTAATGTAACTTATGTCAATCAAAATACCCCCTATAGTTCTATTGTGAATCAAAATGCCCTCCCTAAACTTTCTGAAGTCAATCACCAAGAATTTTTAGAGCGCTTACAAGTAGTCCAAGCAACCCGCGCTTTAGAGGAAAATAAAGCCGTGCATGAAGATAAAGAGGAGCAACGCTACCCACAGAATCAAAATCAAGAATCTTCAGATTCAAAACCGGATACGCGTGAGGATAAAACGCACAACTATCACGGCCATTATTACAGTGATGATGCACTTAAACGCGCGGTGGAAAATACAGAGGAACTAGAACAACTGGTGGATTCACATGTCCTTGATGTTACAATTTAAACATCTTTAATAATACAGCACAGGTGGCTAGCGTTAAACTAGGAGTTTTTAAAAAGTGCTAGCATTGTGAAAAACAAAGAGGTAGTTATGGCGTTTGATTATGATTTAGTTGTGATAGGGTTTGGAAAGGGGGGCAAAACTTTAGCAATTGCTGCCTCTAAACTGGGTAAACGGGTTGCTCTCATAGAAGAGTCTAAAGAGATGTATGGGGGGACTTGTATTAACACTGGCTGTATCCCTTCTAAAGCCTTATTGCACATGGCCACACATAAAAAAGGGGCTAATGGTTATAAAGAAAGCATTGAGGCTAAAAATAAAATGGTGGCTATTTTGCGCCAAAGAAATTATGAAGCCTTGATAGAAGCACGAGTTCATCTTATAGATGGGCATGCAGGGTTTAAAGACAACCATACTCTCATGGTCTATTATGATGATAGTTGTCAAGAAATTAGCGCGGCCTATATTGTCATTGATACCGGCTCTATCCCTCTTAACCCCCCTATTTCTATTAAATCTAATAATGTCTATGACAGCACTTCTTTAATGCAATTAAGCACTTTACCCGCTCATTTAGTGGTGGTAGGTGGGGGTTATATCGGTTTAGAATTTGCTAGCATGTTTAGCTCATTTGGACACCATGCCCATAAAACAGCTACGCGGGTGAGTGTATTAGCGCGAGGAGATGTCTTTTTACCCAAAGAAGATCAGGTATTTCAAGAAAGTATTTATAAAACTCTCACACAACAAGGAATAGAGATTATTTTAGGCGCAGATGTTAAAGAGATTAAAGGCCACCGCGTCTGTTATAGTGACTCAAATAAACAAGAGCGTAACCTAGAAGCCGATGCGATTTTACTAGCCACAGGCCGCAAACCAAATACCATTGATTTACACCTAGAAAAGGCTGGTATCAAGTTAGGCGCGCACCAAGAAATCTTAACAAATAGCTTTTTAGTGGCCAATGCAGATAGTGAGGGCAATATTTATGCAATCGGTGATGTCAAAGGCGGGGAAATGTTTACCACTTATGTAAGCTTAGATGATTATCGTATCGTCTTTGATCATCTCTATGGAGAGAAAAAACGCACCACTTTAAACCGCAATGTCTTACCCGAAGTCCTTTATATAGAAACTCCTTATAGCCATGTGGGTTTGCGCGCGCGTGATGTGCAAGATAAACCGGTGCTGGTTAAAACCCTCCAAACAGCTAGTATCCCCGGGGCTAGAATCTTAGAAGACACATCAGGGCTTTTACAAGTACTAGTTGAGGACAGCCCTAGGGGGCGGGTTTTAGGGGCTAGTTTGCACTGCCCGCTTTCTTATGAGTATATTAACCTTTTTAGTCTAGCCATTAATCAAAATCTAAGTTTTTCTATTCTTAAGGATATGATCTACACCCACCCATCCATGCTAGAAAGCGCTAATATGTTTTAGGCAATATAAAATCTACTCTGATATTAAAAGTGGCATGACCTTAGATCGACCCGGTTTTATGCAACTTCTTTCTGATGTGATGGATTATAAAATCAAGGCGGTTTATGTTTCTTATAAAGACAGACTAGCTAGACTAAGCTATGAATTGGTAGAAAAGCTATTCACGAGTTATGGAACTCAGATTATCATCATTAATCAATGCAAGTCTAAAAGCTTAGAACAAGAACTCTTTGAGGACATCATGCAAACAATCCATTCTTTTTCTATGAAAATGTATTCTAAACGAAGGATTGCTAAGAAACTCTTGATAGAGAGTAAGGCTAATCCTGATCTCATTAATGCACTTAATGGTGAAACAGATGATTTTAACTGAACGCCACATTATCAAGCCCAAGCACCCTTGCTTTGCTAGTATTAAGAATTTCTGTCATCTGTCTAAAAATCTCTACAACTATGCTAATTTTATTCTAAGAGAGCATTACTTAGCAGGATTTAAGCTCCCTACCCCTTATGATCTTATTAATCGCTTTGTTAAAGAAAACCAGAGAGATTATAGAGCAATGCCAGCCCAGAGTGCCCAGCAGGTTATTATGCTTTTATCTAAGAACTGGAAATCTTACTTAAAAGCGATCAAAGCCTACAAGGCTAAACCTTCTAAATTCTTTTCTAAACCTAAAATCCCTAAGTTTAAGCCTAAAAAGGGCGTTTCTATCGGTGTTTTTATAAACCAACAAATCTAGTCTACCAAAAGGTTTATATCCCCACTAAGTGCAATATCATTAAGCCAGAGAGGCCGCCTAAGAGTTTGCACTTTATAGACTATCTAAAAGAGTTGTTGATCTATACTGAAAGGCTAGAGAAAGATTTAGAGTTTTGCACCAAAGAGTCCACACCCACAAGAGCGCCACAAGTGCCACAATAGCTAGTGTTATAAAATCTAGAGCTCTTGCAT contains:
- a CDS encoding MATE family efflux transporter, encoding MAIDLKTTPIPRLFFYYFIPLAFSMISLSTYSMIDGMFVGNKLGKQALAAIGVCWPIFPTFIAFELLFGLGAASIASYFLGKDHAKRARLVFSSVFYFVAISITCISLALVPFSEAIVKMLGSSDVILPMASSYAKVVFMGAFFLVLHPLADVFVVNDKRPILAMVAMLIGSLTNVIFNYLLLYVFEIGIEGSAIATVVGHAVGFAVLLSHFLLKKGQLYFVARFNLASVISSAKSGLPQSISELSAAVVMLMFNQTIMHTVGERGVSIYAIIMYNGIVFWTTLLSIGQGIQPIASFSYGARRLDRVRMAFIFGLKVAFCVGVGLYILFYFFDPYLLKLYVDKKQLTDLSFLKDTKHAMDIYYFGHIFLGINLFCAVFFQSIQRTKSSFLITLCETIVFIAILLPILSHFYGLQGIWIAYPLSQFLALMVAVWVIYYEIKRGTFSFIEPYKKGAIVKHAD
- a CDS encoding J domain-containing protein, producing the protein MQIKTKAPPFCLADSSKKSHSGQFIEVCLDPCLYAKTSLYIEKHFPEHVRFKRTLILLEQESIKKTYLLNRLFYAKYALHPFNHPDMFKILLQKILDHAHLPIVFKENHELEKIYNPHLALVHKVEIHVVYMHSRLVFYYTNYLAREFLHATFPAHILLETPFSDKRNRKDFLHETHAHLDALQILMNLKNPHFKHAYIQFIYPTQTLHLTKQEELILKALRTLGLGVMHSKEEIKHRYLELAKLYHPDTAPNTSKRKSIYKQRFLEVMEAYKILKHL
- a CDS encoding YdcH family protein encodes the protein MFHEYRDEIKELSNKNPHFHKIFEEHNALDDEIATLEASGTDDLKIATLKKKKLYLKDEIYRMIQEHKDAHAPNH
- a CDS encoding FAD-dependent oxidoreductase, with the protein product MAFDYDLVVIGFGKGGKTLAIAASKLGKRVALIEESKEMYGGTCINTGCIPSKALLHMATHKKGANGYKESIEAKNKMVAILRQRNYEALIEARVHLIDGHAGFKDNHTLMVYYDDSCQEISAAYIVIDTGSIPLNPPISIKSNNVYDSTSLMQLSTLPAHLVVVGGGYIGLEFASMFSSFGHHAHKTATRVSVLARGDVFLPKEDQVFQESIYKTLTQQGIEIILGADVKEIKGHRVCYSDSNKQERNLEADAILLATGRKPNTIDLHLEKAGIKLGAHQEILTNSFLVANADSEGNIYAIGDVKGGEMFTTYVSLDDYRIVFDHLYGEKKRTTLNRNVLPEVLYIETPYSHVGLRARDVQDKPVLVKTLQTASIPGARILEDTSGLLQVLVEDSPRGRVLGASLHCPLSYEYINLFSLAINQNLSFSILKDMIYTHPSMLESANMF
- a CDS encoding recombinase family protein, translated to MTLDRPGFMQLLSDVMDYKIKAVYVSYKDRLARLSYELVEKLFTSYGTQIIIINQCKSKSLEQELFEDIMQTIHSFSMKMYSKRRIAKKLLIESKANPDLINALNGETDDFN
- a CDS encoding transposase, which encodes MILTERHIIKPKHPCFASIKNFCHLSKNLYNYANFILREHYLAGFKLPTPYDLINRFVKENQRDYRAMPAQSAQQVIMLLSKNWKSYLKAIKAYKAKPSKFFSKPKIPKFKPKKGVSIGVFINQQI